The Litchfieldia alkalitelluris genome has a window encoding:
- a CDS encoding response regulator: MIKLMLVDDHAVLRDGLKTILELEEDIQVIGEAISGEEAIEKATVLLPDIILMDINMPGKNGVEVTGILKKKHPGIKILMLTMHNHDEFFMTAIREGADGYLLKDAPSDQVVDAIRTVAKGESVIHPSMTRKLLTFHQQKAEPTNDTTLTEREKDVLLCLVEGLSNKEIAEKLFISDKTVKIHVSKIFKKLDVKSRSQVVIYAVQNQLVPF; encoded by the coding sequence TTGATCAAGCTCATGTTAGTGGATGACCATGCAGTATTACGAGATGGGTTGAAAACCATATTAGAATTGGAGGAAGATATACAAGTTATTGGTGAGGCGATATCTGGTGAGGAGGCGATTGAGAAAGCCACTGTACTTTTGCCAGATATTATCTTGATGGATATAAATATGCCGGGGAAAAATGGAGTAGAGGTAACAGGGATTTTAAAGAAAAAGCATCCGGGAATTAAAATCTTAATGCTCACAATGCATAATCATGATGAGTTCTTTATGACAGCGATTCGTGAAGGAGCTGATGGATACTTATTAAAAGATGCTCCATCTGATCAAGTTGTTGATGCCATCAGGACCGTGGCGAAAGGTGAGTCAGTCATTCATCCTTCAATGACGAGAAAACTTCTTACTTTTCACCAACAAAAAGCAGAACCAACAAATGATACCACTTTAACTGAACGAGAGAAAGATGTTCTTTTGTGTTTAGTTGAAGGGTTGAGTAACAAAGAAATCGCTGAGAAGCTGTTTATTAGTGATAAGACAGTTAAAATCCATGTTAGTAAAATTTTTAAAAAATTAGATGTTAAGAGTCGTTCACAGGTAGTTATTTATGCAGTTCAAAATCAGTTAGTACCGTTTTAG